The proteins below are encoded in one region of Tomitella fengzijianii:
- a CDS encoding sensor histidine kinase, translating into MSVRLKLTLSYAGFLMLAGVLLLGAVFVFLLKYQEIGISRSGVVISPPGTVLIRAFAPTAGIVLACLLVFGLVGGWLLAGRMLSPLNRITAATRTAATGSLAHRIRLPGRRDEFRELADAFDAMLARLEAQVAEQQRFAANASHELRTPLAVTQTLLDVARNDPDRDSGRLIERLRAVNARAIDLTEALLLLSRTDQRSFVRETVDLSLVAEEAAETLLPLAEKRDVTVETSGDVALASGSPALLLQMVTNLVHNAIVHNLPQSGTVRVTTSVHPGSVVLAVENTGDKLTPQIVATLAEPFQRGSSRIRDDHAGIGLGLAIVKSIVQAHDGTLTLAPRTAGGLCATVRLPDPRYTGS; encoded by the coding sequence TTGAGTGTGCGCCTCAAACTCACCCTCAGCTACGCCGGGTTCCTCATGCTCGCCGGCGTCCTGCTGCTCGGAGCGGTGTTCGTGTTCCTCCTGAAGTACCAGGAGATCGGCATTTCGAGATCCGGCGTGGTGATTTCACCGCCTGGCACCGTCCTGATCCGCGCCTTCGCGCCGACCGCGGGAATCGTGCTGGCGTGTTTGCTGGTGTTCGGCCTGGTGGGAGGCTGGCTGCTGGCCGGACGGATGCTCTCGCCGCTGAACCGCATCACCGCCGCCACACGTACGGCCGCGACCGGGTCGCTCGCCCACCGGATCCGGCTCCCGGGGCGCCGTGATGAGTTCCGTGAACTCGCCGACGCCTTCGACGCCATGCTTGCCCGGCTCGAAGCGCAGGTGGCCGAGCAGCAGCGCTTCGCGGCCAATGCCTCGCATGAATTGCGCACCCCGCTCGCGGTCACGCAGACGCTTCTCGATGTGGCGCGCAACGATCCGGATCGCGACAGCGGCCGGCTGATCGAGCGCCTCCGCGCCGTCAATGCCAGGGCGATCGACCTCACCGAGGCATTGCTGCTCCTGAGCCGCACGGACCAGCGGTCCTTCGTCCGGGAAACCGTCGATCTGTCCCTTGTCGCGGAGGAAGCCGCCGAGACGCTTCTCCCGCTCGCAGAGAAGCGTGACGTCACCGTCGAAACCTCCGGCGACGTGGCTCTCGCGTCCGGCTCGCCGGCGCTCTTGCTGCAGATGGTCACCAACCTGGTGCACAACGCGATCGTCCACAATCTCCCTCAGAGTGGAACTGTCCGCGTCACAACCAGCGTTCACCCCGGCAGCGTCGTGCTTGCCGTCGAGAACACCGGCGACAAACTCACCCCGCAGATCGTGGCCACGCTCGCCGAGCCGTTCCAGCGCGGCAGCAGCCGCATCCGCGACGACCACGCAGGTATCGGCCTTGGCCTGGCCATCGTGAAGAGCATCGTGCAAGCGCACGACGGAACTCTCACCCTGGCGCCTCGAACCGCGGGCGGGCTCTGCGCCACAGTGCGACTACCCGACCCGCGATACACCGGAAGCTGA
- a CDS encoding M15 family metallopeptidase has product MTVFDDGFPAVTNLDAALLGALRDAASDAAVDGVGFVVNSGWRSPQYQERLLLEAVWTHGSERKAARLVATPGTSAHVSGDAVDLGPAEATAWLSEHGARYGLCQVYANEPWHYELRPEAIVHGRPPMYADPTHDPRMQH; this is encoded by the coding sequence GTGACGGTCTTCGACGACGGGTTTCCGGCCGTGACCAACCTGGATGCTGCTCTTCTCGGCGCCCTCCGCGATGCCGCCTCCGATGCCGCGGTCGATGGGGTCGGGTTCGTCGTCAACAGCGGCTGGCGTTCCCCGCAATACCAGGAGCGGCTGCTTCTCGAGGCGGTCTGGACGCACGGCTCGGAACGGAAGGCCGCCCGGCTGGTGGCCACCCCCGGAACGTCTGCACACGTATCGGGGGACGCCGTCGACCTCGGGCCCGCCGAAGCCACGGCGTGGTTGTCCGAACACGGCGCCAGGTACGGGCTGTGCCAGGTCTACGCCAATGAGCCCTGGCACTACGAACTGCGCCCGGAGGCCATCGTCCACGGTCGTCCTCCGATGTACGCCGACCCCACGCACGACCCGAGAATGCAGCATTGA
- a CDS encoding alpha/beta fold hydrolase: MTDTHTPAPFTDIRRIPVGEHTFDVAVAGPEDGEPVLLLHGFPESYDEWRAVAPLLTAAGLRVIAPDQRGYSPGARPSSVEDYRIDRLVADALGILDRLGAGRAHVVGHDWGASVAWTLAARHPGRVATLIAVSVPHLAAFRSALKNDPDQRRKSQYMQVFREEGRAEEALLADDARRFRDVFGDAVPRDLIDAHLRRLGTPEGIVAALNWYRAMTPEMSQLPPVDVPTTYVWGTDDVALGRTGAEACGEYVTADYLFVPLEGIGHWIPEEAPARLATEILARARQ; encoded by the coding sequence ATGACTGACACGCACACCCCCGCCCCGTTCACCGACATCCGGCGGATCCCCGTCGGCGAGCACACCTTCGACGTCGCCGTGGCCGGGCCCGAGGACGGCGAGCCGGTGCTGCTGCTGCACGGGTTCCCGGAGTCGTACGACGAGTGGCGGGCGGTCGCACCCCTTCTCACCGCCGCGGGACTGCGCGTCATCGCACCGGACCAGCGCGGGTACTCCCCCGGCGCGCGCCCCTCTTCGGTGGAGGACTACCGCATCGACCGCCTCGTCGCCGACGCGCTGGGGATCCTCGACCGCCTCGGGGCCGGCCGCGCGCACGTCGTCGGGCACGACTGGGGCGCCTCGGTGGCGTGGACCCTCGCTGCGCGGCACCCCGGGCGGGTCGCCACGCTCATCGCCGTCTCGGTCCCGCACCTTGCGGCGTTCCGCAGCGCGCTGAAGAACGACCCGGACCAGCGCCGCAAGTCGCAATACATGCAGGTGTTCCGGGAAGAAGGCCGGGCGGAGGAGGCGCTGCTGGCCGACGACGCCCGGCGCTTCCGCGACGTGTTCGGCGACGCGGTACCCCGCGACCTGATCGACGCGCACCTGCGCCGGCTCGGCACGCCCGAGGGCATCGTCGCCGCCCTGAACTGGTACCGCGCCATGACCCCGGAGATGTCGCAGCTGCCGCCGGTCGACGTGCCCACCACGTACGTGTGGGGCACCGACGATGTGGCGCTGGGGCGCACGGGCGCGGAGGCGTGCGGCGAGTACGTGACCGCCGACTACCTGTTCGTGCCGCTGGAGGGCATCGGCCACTGGATTCCCGAGGAGGCGCCGGCGCGGCTGGCGACGGAAATCCTCGCGCGGGCCCGGCAATGA
- a CDS encoding D-isomer specific 2-hydroxyacid dehydrogenase family protein codes for MAERRPSAFATTEVTVFGCGDEEAVLFRDAGDRLGVSLTVTEAPACEANAALARGSRCISVNHKNRITDATLLALSGAGVEYISTRSIGYNHLDVAHARRLGISVGNVAYSPDSVADFTLMVTLMTVRHAKSSIRRADVHDYRLGATRGKELRDLTVGVIGTGRIGTAVIDRLQGFGSSLLAHDCQRHPDVDYVPLDELIAQSDIVTLHTPLTAETHHLLDRRRIELMKPGAYIINTGRGCLLDTEALLHALESGKLGGAALDVLEGEEGIFYADRRNKPIENDALLRLQLLPNVLISPHCAYYTDHALKDTIENSLTNCVEFESEKTP; via the coding sequence ATGGCCGAGCGACGCCCGTCGGCATTTGCGACGACCGAGGTCACAGTCTTCGGGTGCGGCGACGAGGAAGCCGTCTTGTTCCGAGACGCGGGGGACCGTCTCGGAGTGTCGCTGACCGTGACCGAGGCACCAGCCTGTGAGGCCAACGCTGCGCTGGCGCGTGGCAGCCGATGCATCAGCGTGAACCACAAGAACCGGATCACCGATGCCACGCTCCTGGCGCTGAGCGGAGCCGGTGTGGAATACATATCCACCAGGAGCATCGGCTACAACCACCTCGACGTGGCACACGCCCGGCGCCTCGGCATCTCGGTCGGCAACGTCGCCTACTCGCCGGACAGCGTGGCCGACTTCACGTTGATGGTGACGCTGATGACCGTGCGCCACGCGAAATCCAGCATCCGTCGCGCGGATGTTCATGACTACCGGCTGGGCGCGACCCGCGGTAAGGAGCTACGCGATCTGACCGTCGGGGTGATCGGAACAGGCCGTATCGGCACAGCGGTCATCGACCGACTGCAAGGCTTCGGCAGCAGCCTACTGGCCCACGACTGCCAGCGTCACCCCGACGTCGACTACGTACCACTGGACGAGTTGATCGCGCAAAGCGACATCGTCACCCTCCACACCCCGCTCACCGCGGAAACACACCATCTACTCGATCGTCGACGCATCGAGCTGATGAAGCCCGGCGCATACATCATCAACACCGGCCGCGGGTGCCTGCTCGACACCGAAGCCCTCCTCCACGCGCTGGAGAGCGGCAAGTTGGGCGGCGCAGCTCTGGACGTCCTCGAAGGCGAAGAAGGGATCTTCTACGCCGATCGCCGAAACAAGCCGATCGAGAACGACGCGTTGCTGCGGCTTCAACTTCTGCCGAATGTGCTGATCAGCCCGCACTGCGCCTATTACACCGATCACGCGCTGAAAGACACGATCGAGAACAGCCTCACCAACTGCGTGGAATTCGAAAGCGAGAAGACACCATGA
- a CDS encoding cyclase family protein, with translation MLTELLSALDRGAIRMIDLTNTLSAGTPTLRLPEPFSNLIDFSLEEVSAYNEPGPFWKHHNIRTGEHIGTHIDAPVHWITGREGKDVAGIGLPRLVGPAVVLDVRAEVENDPDFLIDVPRIEAWEAEHGRLPENGWLLLRTGWEKYSDDQEAFLNADENGSHTPGLTAEAAEWLATERPISGIGVDTVGIDAGKAAEFQPPFPAHHHLLGHDKYGVTSLQNLAQLPATGAVLVVAPLPIVGGTGSPARVFALVEE, from the coding sequence ATGCTCACCGAACTGCTTTCCGCCCTCGACCGCGGGGCGATCAGGATGATCGACCTGACCAACACGCTGTCGGCCGGCACGCCGACGCTGCGGCTGCCCGAGCCGTTCTCCAACCTCATCGACTTCAGCCTCGAAGAGGTCAGCGCCTACAACGAGCCCGGCCCCTTCTGGAAGCACCACAACATCCGCACCGGCGAGCACATCGGCACGCATATCGACGCACCCGTGCACTGGATCACCGGGCGCGAGGGCAAGGACGTCGCCGGCATCGGACTGCCCAGGCTCGTCGGCCCGGCGGTGGTGCTCGACGTGCGCGCGGAGGTGGAGAACGACCCGGACTTCCTCATCGACGTGCCGCGCATCGAAGCCTGGGAGGCCGAGCACGGGCGGCTGCCGGAGAACGGGTGGCTGCTGCTCCGCACCGGCTGGGAGAAGTACTCGGATGATCAGGAGGCGTTCCTCAACGCCGACGAGAACGGCTCGCACACACCCGGACTCACCGCCGAGGCGGCCGAGTGGCTGGCTACCGAGCGGCCGATCTCCGGCATCGGCGTGGACACCGTGGGCATCGACGCGGGCAAGGCCGCCGAGTTCCAGCCGCCGTTCCCCGCCCACCACCACCTGCTGGGGCACGACAAGTACGGGGTCACCTCGCTGCAGAACCTGGCGCAGCTGCCCGCCACCGGCGCGGTGCTCGTGGTGGCGCCCCTGCCCATCGTCGGCGGCACCGGCAGCCCGGCGCGGGTGTTCGCGCTGGTCGAGGAGTGA
- the vanX gene encoding D-Ala-D-Ala dipeptidase VanX — protein MNDDFLYIDALVPGIRWDAKYATWDNFTGKPVDGYLANRIVGTRALCTALEQANENAAARGFGLLLWDGYRPQRAVDCFIRWSEQPEDGRTKLRHYPHIDRAEMIEHGYVATRSGHSRGSTVDLTLYHLDTGELVSMGGGHDLMDPISRHRAREITRAETAHREHLRSIMEGCGFDRYDCEWWHYTLRNEPHPDAYFDFPIT, from the coding sequence ATGAACGACGACTTCCTCTACATCGACGCGCTGGTGCCCGGAATACGCTGGGATGCCAAGTACGCGACGTGGGACAACTTCACCGGCAAGCCAGTAGACGGTTATCTTGCGAATCGCATTGTCGGCACCCGGGCCCTGTGCACGGCTCTGGAGCAGGCAAACGAGAACGCGGCCGCGCGTGGCTTCGGGCTGCTTCTGTGGGACGGATATCGCCCCCAGCGCGCGGTCGACTGCTTCATCCGCTGGTCCGAGCAGCCGGAAGACGGCCGGACCAAACTGCGCCACTACCCGCACATCGACCGGGCGGAGATGATCGAGCACGGATATGTGGCCACCAGGTCGGGCCACAGCAGGGGCAGCACCGTGGACCTGACGCTCTATCACCTCGACACCGGCGAGCTGGTTTCCATGGGCGGCGGCCACGACCTCATGGACCCGATTTCACGGCATCGAGCCCGGGAGATCACGCGAGCCGAGACCGCTCATCGCGAGCATCTCCGTTCCATCATGGAAGGCTGCGGATTCGACCGCTACGACTGCGAATGGTGGCACTACACCCTGAGAAACGAGCCGCATCCGGATGCCTACTTCGACTTCCCCATCACATGA
- the vanA gene encoding D-alanine--(R)-lactate ligase: MRRLRVGILFGGVSEEHAVSVKSAREIARNLDLARYEPFWIGITTGGEWRLCDGPVAGWEEGSTRRAMLSPDRSVHGLLVMGRNGYEALHLDLVFPLLHGKLGEDGAIQGLLELSGIPYVGCDIQSSAVCMDKSLAYTVATSAGIATPRFRVVTADDKVESGCIRYPVFVKPARSGSSFGVSKVTRAEDLPIALRAARQYDSRVLVEEAVAGDEIGCAVLGDRFSVITGEVDRVDLTHGFFRIHQESSPETGSENSTFIVPADISDESRQRVQDAAKAIYRALGCRGLARVDMFLTDDGQVVLNEVNTMPGMTSYSRYPRMMAAAGVPPSALIDSLISAALDGGRR, encoded by the coding sequence ATGAGGAGACTGAGGGTAGGAATTCTCTTCGGCGGCGTATCCGAAGAGCATGCGGTCTCCGTCAAGTCAGCGCGCGAGATCGCCCGCAACCTCGACCTTGCACGCTATGAACCGTTCTGGATCGGCATCACGACAGGCGGCGAGTGGAGACTTTGCGACGGCCCTGTGGCGGGCTGGGAGGAGGGCAGCACCCGCCGCGCGATGTTGTCGCCCGACCGAAGCGTGCACGGCCTGCTCGTGATGGGGCGGAACGGCTACGAGGCGCTGCATCTCGACCTCGTCTTCCCTCTGCTCCACGGCAAACTCGGTGAGGACGGCGCGATCCAAGGCCTGTTGGAACTCTCCGGCATCCCCTATGTCGGCTGCGACATCCAGAGCTCGGCCGTGTGCATGGACAAGTCGCTGGCCTACACCGTCGCCACAAGCGCGGGGATCGCCACCCCTCGCTTCCGGGTCGTCACGGCGGACGACAAGGTCGAATCCGGCTGTATCCGCTATCCCGTCTTCGTGAAGCCCGCCCGCTCCGGTTCCTCTTTCGGGGTCAGCAAAGTCACTCGGGCGGAAGACCTTCCGATCGCGCTGCGCGCAGCGCGCCAGTATGACTCGAGAGTCCTGGTCGAGGAGGCCGTGGCCGGCGACGAGATCGGCTGCGCAGTCCTCGGAGACCGGTTCAGCGTGATCACGGGCGAGGTGGACCGCGTCGACCTCACGCACGGATTCTTCAGAATCCACCAAGAGAGCTCCCCGGAGACGGGATCGGAGAACTCGACCTTCATCGTTCCCGCCGACATCTCCGACGAGTCGCGCCAACGCGTGCAAGATGCCGCCAAGGCCATCTATCGGGCTCTCGGTTGCCGGGGGCTCGCCCGTGTCGACATGTTCCTCACCGATGACGGGCAAGTGGTGCTCAACGAGGTCAACACGATGCCCGGCATGACTTCTTACAGCCGGTACCCGCGGATGATGGCCGCCGCAGGAGTCCCGCCGTCCGCTCTCATAGACAGTCTCATCTCCGCGGCTTTGGACGGCGGTCGACGATGA
- a CDS encoding AAA family ATPase, producing MSTPVLHLLAGPNGAGKSTFVERVLQLATHLPFINADHIAAARWPGDEEAHAYDASQAAATERAALLAARQSFISETVFSHDSKVALVENATAHGYVVDLHVIVVPVELTVARVAERVRRGGHSVPDRKIRERYQRLWPLVAAARTTAERTTLYDNSTAHDPFRVFATYRCGELDGSGVWPAWAPPELR from the coding sequence GTGAGCACCCCCGTCCTGCATCTGCTGGCAGGACCGAACGGGGCGGGAAAGTCGACGTTCGTCGAGCGTGTGCTGCAGCTTGCGACGCACCTGCCGTTCATCAACGCCGATCACATTGCTGCAGCCCGCTGGCCCGGCGACGAGGAAGCGCACGCATACGACGCATCGCAGGCGGCTGCCACAGAACGCGCCGCACTGCTCGCCGCACGGCAGTCGTTCATCAGCGAGACGGTGTTCAGCCACGACAGCAAGGTTGCCCTCGTCGAGAACGCCACGGCCCACGGCTATGTGGTGGACCTGCACGTGATCGTCGTCCCCGTCGAGCTCACGGTTGCGCGTGTCGCCGAGCGGGTTCGCCGCGGCGGGCATTCCGTGCCCGACCGGAAGATTCGGGAACGCTACCAGCGGTTGTGGCCGTTGGTCGCTGCCGCCCGGACGACGGCTGAGCGCACCACGCTGTACGACAACAGCACGGCGCACGACCCGTTTCGCGTGTTCGCCACCTACCGCTGCGGCGAGCTTGATGGGAGCGGGGTGTGGCCGGCGTGGGCGCCCCCCGAGCTGCGGTGA
- a CDS encoding alpha/beta fold hydrolase, producing MAGPEDGETVLLLHGFPESYDEWRAVAPLLAAAGLRVIAPDQRGYSPGARPPAVEDYRIDRLVADAAGILDHFGAGRAHVVGHDWGASVAWTLAARHPSAPGGGSTRTIRRRSSTPTRTARTHPDSPPKRPSGWRRSGRIPAAVPRPPPPAGARQVRGHLAAEPGAAARLRRGARGGAPAHRRRHRQPGAGVRAGRGVRLGRAHTPVAPAGLTCG from the coding sequence GTGGCCGGCCCCGAGGACGGCGAGACGGTGCTGCTGCTGCACGGGTTCCCGGAGTCGTACGACGAGTGGCGGGCGGTGGCACCTCTGCTCGCGGCCGCGGGGCTGCGCGTCATCGCGCCCGACCAGCGCGGGTACTCCCCCGGCGCGCGCCCTCCAGCGGTGGAGGACTACCGCATCGACCGACTCGTGGCCGACGCCGCGGGGATCCTCGACCACTTCGGGGCCGGGCGCGCGCACGTTGTCGGGCACGACTGGGGCGCGTCCGTGGCCTGGACCCTCGCCGCGCGACACCCCTCCGCACCGGGTGGGGGAAGTACTCGGACGATCAGGAGGCGTTCCTCAACGCCGACGAGAACGGCTCGCACACACCCGGACTCACCGCCGAAGCGGCCGAGTGGCTGGCGACGGAGCGGCCGAATTCCAGCCGCCGTTCCCCGCCCACCACCACCTGCTGGGGCACGACAAGTACGGGGTCACCTCGCTGCAGAACCTGGCGCAGCTGCCCGCCTCCGGCGCGGTGCTCGTGGTGGCGCCCCTGCCCATCGTCGGCGGCACCGGCAGCCCGGCGCGGGTGTTCGCGCTGGTCGAGGAGTGAGGCTGGGGCGGGCGCACACGCCGGTCGCGCCCGCCGGACTCACCTGCGGCTGA
- a CDS encoding amino acid permease: MPGEHDQLQAGLKKRHLTMLSLGGVIGAGFFVGISAIINQAGPAAALTCAITGVIVFVVMRMLGEMAVAKPCTGSFTEYARMAFGPWAGFATGWLYWYFWVMVVGIEAVIGGSLLARWFPDVPMWIMSAGLLLIMTLVNLASVGNFGEAEYWFAGIKVTVILAFIVVASLFVFGLWPGTHADFSNLIDHGGFMPNGFGPVLVGVVAVIFSMTGAELVTIAAAESPEPGESIRRATNTVVFRVLAFFVISTLLLVTMVPWDAFTVGESPFIDALSRLGVGAGADILNLVVLVAVLSCLNSGLYTASRMLFTLSRHQNAPGWMVRTNSRGVPVKGVLACTVIGYGCIAAGYIWPDTIFMFLVNSSGAVCLFVYVFICASEIRLRRRWERTSPEILEFRVWLFPVVPILVTLVILSVLVGMAFVSDMRAQLMQSLIAFAVILGAYLVKRTLGRRRGRTAEAGDASPVEQSRPVEPGSVAEADSAEQPESSGTAAVTAAR, translated from the coding sequence ATGCCTGGAGAACACGACCAGTTGCAGGCCGGCCTGAAAAAGCGGCACCTGACGATGCTCTCGTTGGGCGGGGTGATCGGCGCCGGCTTCTTCGTCGGGATCAGTGCCATCATCAATCAGGCGGGCCCGGCCGCTGCGCTCACCTGCGCGATCACCGGCGTCATCGTGTTCGTCGTCATGCGGATGCTCGGGGAGATGGCGGTGGCCAAGCCGTGCACCGGCTCGTTCACCGAATACGCACGCATGGCCTTCGGCCCGTGGGCGGGCTTCGCCACCGGGTGGCTGTACTGGTACTTCTGGGTGATGGTCGTCGGGATCGAGGCGGTCATCGGCGGCTCGCTCCTGGCCCGCTGGTTCCCCGACGTGCCGATGTGGATCATGTCCGCGGGGCTCCTGCTGATCATGACCCTGGTCAACCTGGCCTCGGTCGGCAACTTCGGCGAGGCGGAGTACTGGTTCGCCGGCATCAAGGTGACGGTGATCCTCGCGTTCATCGTCGTCGCCTCGCTGTTCGTGTTCGGCCTGTGGCCGGGGACGCACGCCGACTTCTCCAACCTCATCGACCACGGCGGCTTCATGCCCAACGGTTTCGGGCCGGTGCTCGTCGGCGTCGTCGCCGTGATCTTCTCCATGACCGGCGCCGAGCTCGTGACGATCGCGGCCGCCGAGTCGCCGGAGCCCGGCGAGTCGATCCGGCGCGCGACGAACACCGTGGTGTTCCGGGTCCTCGCGTTCTTCGTCATCTCCACCCTGCTGCTGGTGACGATGGTGCCGTGGGACGCGTTCACGGTGGGGGAGTCGCCGTTCATCGATGCGCTGTCGCGTCTGGGCGTGGGCGCCGGCGCCGACATCCTCAACCTCGTCGTGCTGGTGGCGGTGCTGTCGTGCCTCAACTCGGGTCTCTACACCGCCTCACGCATGCTCTTCACGCTGTCGCGCCACCAGAACGCGCCCGGCTGGATGGTGCGCACCAACAGCCGCGGCGTGCCGGTCAAGGGCGTCCTCGCGTGCACTGTCATCGGCTACGGCTGCATCGCCGCCGGTTACATCTGGCCGGACACGATCTTCATGTTCCTGGTGAACTCGTCGGGTGCCGTGTGTCTGTTCGTGTACGTGTTCATCTGCGCCTCCGAGATCCGGCTGCGCCGGCGGTGGGAGCGGACCTCGCCGGAGATCCTCGAGTTCCGGGTCTGGCTGTTCCCTGTGGTGCCGATCCTGGTGACGCTGGTGATCCTGTCGGTGCTGGTCGGCATGGCGTTCGTGTCCGACATGCGCGCGCAATTGATGCAGAGCCTCATCGCGTTCGCCGTGATCCTCGGCGCGTACCTGGTCAAGCGGACGCTGGGGCGCAGGCGGGGCAGGACCGCCGAGGCGGGCGACGCGTCGCCGGTCGAGCAATCGAGGCCGGTGGAACCCGGCTCGGTCGCCGAGGCGGATTCGGCTGAACAGCCGGAGTCTTCCGGCACGGCGGCGGTGACCGCCGCGCGGTAG
- a CDS encoding TA system antitoxin ParD family protein, with the protein MKTMPTRIDDALFTAAKQAGQLHSRSAAQQITHWAYLGRALEVEGSTSTRTIEQVLTGEKSYDDLDPPSQAAVRAVWDERITDRIARLNLADEFTAHGETWSEADADGTVVERTTSST; encoded by the coding sequence ATGAAGACGATGCCGACTCGCATTGACGATGCGCTGTTCACTGCGGCGAAACAGGCCGGCCAGCTGCACAGCCGCAGCGCCGCCCAGCAGATCACCCACTGGGCGTACCTCGGCCGCGCGCTGGAAGTAGAGGGATCGACGAGTACCCGCACGATCGAGCAAGTCCTCACTGGCGAGAAGTCCTACGACGACCTCGACCCCCCGAGCCAGGCGGCGGTGCGCGCCGTGTGGGATGAGCGGATCACCGATCGCATCGCTCGCCTCAACCTGGCGGACGAGTTCACCGCACACGGCGAAACCTGGTCCGAGGCCGACGCTGACGGCACTGTCGTCGAGCGCACCACCAGCAGCACGTGA
- a CDS encoding response regulator transcription factor — MRVLLVEDEPFMAEAVRDGLRLEAIAADIAGDGDTALELLGVNDYDIAVLDRDIPGPSGDAIAQHIVASGSSMPIIMLTAADRLDDKASGFELGADDYLTKPFELRELVLRLRALDRRRAHNRPPVREIAGLRLDPFRREVYRDGRYVALTRKQFAVLEVLVAAEGGVISAEELLEKGWDENADPFTNAVRITVSALRKRLGEPWLIATVAGVGYRIDTATTSDR, encoded by the coding sequence ATGCGCGTTCTGCTCGTCGAGGATGAGCCCTTCATGGCGGAGGCCGTCCGTGATGGGCTGCGACTGGAAGCGATCGCCGCAGACATCGCCGGTGACGGCGACACTGCCCTGGAGTTGCTGGGCGTCAACGACTACGACATCGCCGTGCTCGACCGGGACATCCCGGGTCCATCCGGTGACGCGATCGCCCAGCACATCGTGGCCTCCGGCAGCAGTATGCCGATCATCATGCTCACCGCCGCCGACCGGCTGGACGACAAGGCTTCGGGGTTCGAGCTCGGCGCCGACGACTACCTGACGAAACCCTTCGAACTCAGAGAGCTCGTGCTCAGGCTCAGGGCGCTCGACCGCAGACGTGCCCACAACAGGCCGCCCGTGCGTGAGATCGCGGGCCTGCGCCTGGATCCGTTCCGCCGCGAGGTCTACCGTGACGGCCGGTACGTCGCGCTCACCCGCAAACAGTTCGCCGTGCTCGAAGTCCTCGTCGCCGCCGAAGGCGGGGTGATCAGCGCCGAAGAGCTACTCGAGAAGGGATGGGATGAGAACGCCGACCCCTTCACGAACGCGGTGCGAATCACAGTCTCAGCGCTCCGTAAACGGCTTGGCGAGCCCTGGCTGATCGCCACCGTCGCCGGCGTGGGGTATCGCATCGACACGGCCACCACCAGCGATCGGTAG